In Bacteroidales bacterium, one DNA window encodes the following:
- a CDS encoding outer membrane beta-barrel protein, which yields MKKLISSLLCLSFISAAYSQDPELQIQKLKVLESKDSTLLLQKTDTLKEHQPPKVKSDSAKIRIGRSTITIIDDGDNTTFKVPNLKKYDEDWDTEYHHKSSFQGHWSGLEFGVNGLMDKNQSLTLKGDLAALDLKQARSWNINLNFTQYSIGFGTDKIGLVTGMGLEFSNYHFSNPISLKMENGLTIVDSSYITGNFDVQKSKLSTTHLTIPLLLEFQIPTGERGHRIYISGGVVGGLRIGTHTKVIYENGGRKKDKNRDDFNLSTFRYGFTARIGYRGLKLFANYYPVALFEKDKGPEVYPFSIGLVLFDFND from the coding sequence ATGAAAAAGTTAATATCCAGTTTATTATGTTTAAGCTTCATATCGGCAGCTTATTCACAAGATCCAGAATTACAAATACAAAAACTAAAAGTATTGGAGAGCAAGGATTCAACATTATTATTACAAAAAACAGATACTCTAAAAGAACATCAGCCACCAAAAGTAAAATCTGATTCAGCAAAAATTCGTATTGGTCGAAGCACCATCACCATAATTGATGACGGCGATAATACAACTTTTAAAGTACCAAACCTTAAAAAATACGACGAAGATTGGGATACCGAGTATCACCACAAATCTAGTTTTCAAGGGCATTGGTCTGGATTGGAGTTTGGTGTAAATGGATTAATGGATAAAAATCAATCATTAACATTGAAAGGTGATTTGGCCGCATTGGATCTCAAGCAAGCACGTTCTTGGAATATTAACCTTAATTTTACACAGTATAGTATTGGCTTTGGAACCGATAAAATAGGGCTAGTCACTGGCATGGGGTTAGAATTTAGCAATTATCATTTTTCAAATCCCATTTCACTTAAAATGGAAAATGGGTTGACTATTGTCGATAGTTCTTACATCACAGGAAATTTTGATGTTCAAAAATCTAAACTATCAACAACGCATTTAACAATACCATTACTTTTAGAATTTCAAATCCCAACGGGTGAGCGAGGACATAGAATATACATTTCTGGGGGTGTAGTAGGTGGCTTAAGGATCGGTACGCACACAAAAGTAATTTATGAAAACGGAGGAAGAAAAAAAGATAAAAATCGTGATGATTTTAATCTTTCAACATTTAGATATGGTTTCACAGCAAGAATTGGGTATAGAGGTTTAAAACTATTTGCAAACTATTATCCTGTTGCGCTTTTCGAAAAAGATAAAGGTCCTGAAGTTTATCCCTTCTCTATTGGCTTGGTCTTATTCGATTTCAACGACTAA
- a CDS encoding RNA polymerase sigma factor, with translation MTVEEYNKCVDLYADGIYRFALKTIKDQEKAKDIVQDAYEKLWTKHSDVSYEKVKSYLFTTTYHTSIDVIRKERTRTDFEFIQLSNTSTIDQYSDIGEVLNKAAERLPDIQKSVLLLRDYEGYSYEEIGEITGLNESQVKVYIFRARLFLKNYLVSIENII, from the coding sequence ATGACAGTAGAGGAATATAATAAATGTGTTGACTTGTATGCCGATGGCATCTATCGCTTTGCCCTGAAAACTATAAAAGATCAGGAAAAGGCTAAAGATATCGTTCAGGATGCTTATGAAAAACTTTGGACAAAGCATTCCGACGTTTCTTACGAAAAGGTAAAATCTTACCTTTTTACAACAACATATCATACATCAATTGATGTAATCCGAAAAGAAAGAACAAGAACCGATTTTGAATTCATTCAATTATCCAATACATCTACTATTGATCAGTATAGTGATATTGGTGAAGTTTTAAATAAAGCCGCTGAGCGACTTCCAGATATTCAAAAATCGGTATTGCTTCTTCGGGATTACGAAGGCTATTCATACGAAGAGATTGGAGAAATTACAGGGCTCAACGAATCTCAAGTTAAGGTATATATTTTTAGAGCCCGGCTATTTTTGAAGAACTACCTTGTAAGCATCGAAAATATTATTTAG